TGATAGTGTCAATATAAACATATTTTACATTTAATTATAATCTTATGTAAAAATTTCGAATTATATAAATAATTGTTTTTATACCTAGAACAGTTTTTTTATAAAGAATTCTAAATTATATAAATATTTCGAGACTATTTGCCTATAAATTATTTTAACTACAATTAAATAAGACTCATTTTCTTTTCCCATTGTTATATTTTTGTCCGTCTCTAAAATACACATACAGAGCTTTGTATAGCTTCAATATCAAAGTGTTAAATTTTCTTCATATTTTTCTAGAACAATTAAAATTTTCTTCCTTAAATGCATACAGAACTTGTCATTGTTTCTGAAAGCCTTGTTTCGTCGCAATAAAAAACACCTCAGATATTATAAATATCCTTGGTGTTTTTGATTTTAAACTGTTCTTACTCTTCGTCTACTTTCTCAAAATCTTCGTCTCCGAAAATTTCCCAGAAAGTTTCTGAAACCTTTTTGAACTCCTCATCATTTTCGATGTTTTCAAGATTTAATTCTTCTCCGTCTTCTTCATAAGTGTAAAGTAACACTCTGTCATCATCAAAAGGAAGAAGTGCTATATATTCTTTTCCTTCAACTTCAAAAATTCCAACTACTTCGCATTTCACTTCTTGGCCATCGTCTAAAATTAAATCTAGAGTTATAGGCTCTTCGTCTTCATCGTGGTGATGATGTCCGCAGCATTCATGATCTTCATGACCATGGTTTCCGCAGCATCCTTCATGATGATGGTGACCATGGTCATGAGTGTCGTGTCCATGCTCCTTGTCATGATCGTGATCATGAGTATGTTCTACAGTTCCGTGCATATGTGTGTGCTCATGCTTCTTATCCATATATACCTCCTAATATTTTTTATGAATTTCAAATTATCATAAATAGTTTTTTTCTACTATTTAGTTTACCCAATATATTCTAACATATCCAAACATTTATAAAAGAAGTATTTTTAAATTAAATAAATTTTTTCTTGTTTTTTATCTAATTGGGCAAATTCCACTATCACAGCCATCATTTGAAAGTTCATATTCTTTTTCTTCATTTTCATATTTTGATATAAGAGAGGGCACAAATGGTTTCATTATAGATTTTCTTCTATTATATTCTTCCTCATCAATGGATTCATAAGGAAGAAGCTCGTAAAAACTATCGTCTAGAGGTAAGAAAGAAATTGCAACTACCTCATCCCAATTATCCCATACCCACTGCTCTACAGCTTCCCACTCTTCATCTCTTACATGCACTGTAATAGAACAATTATGGTCTACATAGCTTTCCATAAATAGCTTGTAATTTTCAAGCTGCTCTATTGCTGAAATATCATACTTCGTCTTACCCATAGGAGATTTAACAGGAAACTCAACAACCTTGGTTGCTGGATTAGCTGGATCTTGACCTACCTCAGGATGAACTGGGTATCCTAGCTCTTCACACACTTTTAATAGCGGGTCCGATGATGAAATTCTAACTCTTCTAATAAAAAATGGCGAATGAGAGTAATGAACTCCACTTGAAACTGTAGGAAGCTGAGATAAGGTTCCTTCTGGCTTCACTGTAGTCATCAGTATTGGAGCAGTTTGTCCTAGCTCCTTAGCATAATCATTTGCTGCTTTATGAGCTTCATCTCTAAGCTTGCTTAAAAGCTCTCTTTCTTCATCCTTAGTCATAGCAAGCGCATTAACCATGTCTTGCCATCCTGTTAAGGAGCATCCAATAAGCTTGTCTCTTTGCTGTACCATATCCCATTTTGGCAGTTCAAGTTCTAGTAAAGTCATTCTATATCCTGCTCTAGCAGAAAGTCTTTGTGCCTGTAATAACCCCTCTAAATCCAAGGTGTTATCTTCTTTTACAAAAGCAAAAGCATTTATTGTTGTTAGATTGCAAAGTCCTTTTGTATCAAGCAATATCTCTCCACACGGATTTACACCATTCATATTAGGACGTCTTTTAATTGCTGCCTCTGCATTTATGAACCCTGGTTCTCCACTGTATCTCATTTTCTCAAGCTGCCATCTTAGTTGTTCTCTAGATGGCTTCTTTGTATAATAAATAGAATTATTGCTCATTTGTCTGTGTGAAATACTTTGGTCTATAGTCCACTGTCCATCTTGCTGAATATATAACTTTGATTTCGCATCTATGCAAGTTTTATCATCTTGATCAATTATAACCATTTCCGCTGTTCTTCTTACTCCACCAACTACCACATTTTCACCGATAATATTAGCTATATCCAAGCAGTCTATTGGCTCTAGATTAACTCTTTTATGATTAAGAGAAATAGCTTTTTTATGAATTACTTTATCAATCTTAATAAACATCTGCTTAAGACTGTCATGCCCAGATGCTGTTCCACCAAAGGTTCTTAGCATTTCGCCTTTCTTTCTTACATTAGAGTAATCCATTATTATAGTTTTTACTTTTCTGTAATCGTGTCCACTCAATAAATTAAAGAAAAACTCTAATGATTGTACCCAGCCTTCTTTTGAGTCACCTACTATTATTTCTACTTCGTCTTCAGATACGAACTTAAGGCTCGTATTCTCCATTCTGTCATTTGGCTCAATAGGAGTATAATCTTTGTGAATCAGCTTATAATCAGTTCTGATTTTTGGAATACTTTTCACATCATCCTTTAATACTCTAACCCCTACTCCTGCTCCAATCATTAATAAATAAAACAAATCCTTAAAAGACTCTAGAGAATCTATTATTTCAAATGCACAATTATAGTTTGCCATAGGATAATATTTTGAAACCTCAGTGTTTCCTATCCAAAATGTACGTCCTGATAAAAATTGTCTAAGATTAAAAATATTATCAAAGAGCTTTTGAGCCTCTTCAGCTGAAGTCTTAACAATCCCTGTGTTATATTCAACAGCTCTTCTTACAGTCTCCCACCAATATTCTCTTCTA
This is a stretch of genomic DNA from Acetoanaerobium sticklandii. It encodes these proteins:
- a CDS encoding DUF1292 domain-containing protein; amino-acid sequence: MDKKHEHTHMHGTVEHTHDHDHDKEHGHDTHDHGHHHHEGCCGNHGHEDHECCGHHHHDEDEEPITLDLILDDGQEVKCEVVGIFEVEGKEYIALLPFDDDRVLLYTYEEDGEELNLENIENDEEFKKVSETFWEIFGDEDFEKVDEE
- the nrdJ gene encoding ribonucleoside-triphosphate reductase, adenosylcobalamin-dependent, which produces MKVEKRDGRIVEFDKIKIKNAIEKAMSETIEGIDEALSLMISNGIAEDFEQRRVPVRVDEIQDMVEIMLMESPRKDVAKSYIIYRSEQDKTRPKKQKVEHPLITDEFISPYKHKPSPMGELGNFVFYRTYSRYLKDISRREYWWETVRRAVEYNTGIVKTSAEEAQKLFDNIFNLRQFLSGRTFWIGNTEVSKYYPMANYNCAFEIIDSLESFKDLFYLLMIGAGVGVRVLKDDVKSIPKIRTDYKLIHKDYTPIEPNDRMENTSLKFVSEDEVEIIVGDSKEGWVQSLEFFFNLLSGHDYRKVKTIIMDYSNVRKKGEMLRTFGGTASGHDSLKQMFIKIDKVIHKKAISLNHKRVNLEPIDCLDIANIIGENVVVGGVRRTAEMVIIDQDDKTCIDAKSKLYIQQDGQWTIDQSISHRQMSNNSIYYTKKPSREQLRWQLEKMRYSGEPGFINAEAAIKRRPNMNGVNPCGEILLDTKGLCNLTTINAFAFVKEDNTLDLEGLLQAQRLSARAGYRMTLLELELPKWDMVQQRDKLIGCSLTGWQDMVNALAMTKDEERELLSKLRDEAHKAANDYAKELGQTAPILMTTVKPEGTLSQLPTVSSGVHYSHSPFFIRRVRISSSDPLLKVCEELGYPVHPEVGQDPANPATKVVEFPVKSPMGKTKYDISAIEQLENYKLFMESYVDHNCSITVHVRDEEWEAVEQWVWDNWDEVVAISFLPLDDSFYELLPYESIDEEEYNRRKSIMKPFVPSLISKYENEEKEYELSNDGCDSGICPIR